The Quercus lobata isolate SW786 chromosome 9, ValleyOak3.0 Primary Assembly, whole genome shotgun sequence region CATCCTTGATCCACCTTTGGGacattaaaaggaaaataaaatgagagttttttttttttctctctctctctctctctctctttagtaGGTTATCTGAactgcatttaaaaaaaaaaaattcaacaaggTATAgccataaaaatatttaaaaaagaaaaaagaaaaaaatggaagcAGATAGAGATAGAGAATCCAACAAGTTATGCAATCTCATCAAATCGAATCAAGTTATGCAggtttatattaaaaataaataaaagaatctCATATAAAAGTCTACTCCTCATATATGTTACAAAGTTGGAAATTGAATCTTAAAACTATATATGAGACATATTTTATGTCAGAAAAGCACATGATAAAGCCATATCTCTAGTATTTTGTACTACAATAAATCAGACCATGTTATATGAtcgactcttttttttttttttcctctctaatttgaattatttgctTTGAACTTAAGACTAATTATCCGAAATAATCATGTCCCTCTCTGGCCTTTAGGACTTGAGTTATAGAGTAAGCTTATGTCATGCGCCCTTCATGTACCTCTATAGATTTGTCATATATATCACATGTAATAcgacaacaaaaaatttcagtacacatttttcttttctatgacCAATTAGGTTAGGTATTATACATCCTGAAATCTTCAAACATGTGAATGTATATTGATAATGGGTTTTTATCtatcaaattttcattaattattaagataATTCGATGGACAATTGGACACTGaacgttttgtttttttgtgttgttaTGGGTCCAAATGATTGGATGAAGTGAGAATGAAATGtgaatcattatttttttcacttaccATTTGTGGATCCCCTTTAACGTGAAGTTCCTGATCAGTCTTTCCTTTTTAATTAGTGCTTTCACATTCACTTTGATTATTTGAAGTACCAAATTGGAACCCTAGCTGTACCTAATGAGagtggatatatatatacactccacTTAGACCATTTAATTAGTGGCTGTCTTTATCTATTTAATAATAGTGGCTGAGTGCATTTCAACCTTCTGTGCATATGTCTGTGGTGTTTTGTTTTCATACTTTTGCCATGTTCTAGTGGGGTAGGTATTAAAAACTCAGCCAgacataattattaaaatagcACACTAACAATtaacaattatgaaattaagacaaatatataataaaaaaatgttaaaaactataaatattattgtataaaaatttcaaactaataTGTCAGCTGTGGGTTTCAATGTTGAATTATTTACTGTGATTTATGAGTTGTGAGATATGACACACCAATATAACCCTAATATCACTCTAAACTTGTTGAGAAAGAAAACACATACATACCCCTAAGCCAACAGCACCAAGACCAAGAACAGCCACAGTTGATCCGCTCTCAACCTTGGCATCCTTCCATGCAGCCCCAAAACCAGTTGAAAATCCACATGAGAGGAAGCTAGCATGTGGAAGAGATATAGTTGGATCAAGCTTGACAACATAATTAGCGTCAACAACCATGTACTCGGACCATGTTGAGCAAGTAAAAGCGTGGTACAATTTCTGGCCTCTAACAGACATTCTTGAAGTTTCATCAGGCATTAGACCACTTAAAGGTACAGGGTATTTGAGGCATAAGTTGGTCTTTTCTGACATACAATTCTCACATTCATAGCACTCCCCGATATATGTTGGAATCACAAGATCTCCTTCTTTTAGATCTGTTACTTCCTCGCCCACACTCTCTAGCACACTGCAttataaatgaatttttttcacttttcattttgCATTCAAAATCTAACACATCACTATGTAAGagcttattatatatatagtaccaTTTATATTAATCTTTTAAcatcaatcatatataaagtGTTGTTATTGGTCTGAAAGTTCATTAATTGAGAGCTTACCCAACACCTTCGTGTCCTAGAACTCGAGGGAAAAGAGGCTGtagatcaaaaattaatagcaaATCCCTTTAGCCCAAAGAATACAAGTTGAAAGTAAATGATAGGACTGGAACAATTGGGAAGGAAATGAATACTAACAATTGGGAACCCTTTGGTGTATAAGAGGTCTGTGTGACACACACTAGCATATAGGATCTTGACGCGAACTTCAGATGATTTTGGTGGCTCTACTTGTATCTCTTCCACCTTCAACGGTTCCCCATTTCCCCAACATACCGCCGCTTTATATCACACATTCACACCCCATTGTTGAacaaattagagagagagagagagagagagagatatatatatatatatatataagtttataagtacaaaaaataaataaataaataataataataattaatagtattacattttaaatcatataatacaaggtgtaacaaattaaatctaaaAGTTTTACGCTTtactttttgaaactttagCTTTCAATTTATTACTTTTAGAATTATaagttctaatatatatatatatatatatatttaaaatattaaagtttaatgtttacttttatttaatttgttaaaccCTTAAAATATaggatttaaaatataaattttttttaaaagtttataatACACAAATATGCATGCATATTATATATTACACTGAAttcaacaattatttatttattgaaatgaaatgaaaaggtactaaattaataaacatctgaactaataaattaaaaattaactgTATTACACagattttcaatatatatatatatttgaagaaCAAACTTCATATTAACTAtcaattatatatgtaaaatcTACAACAAACATAAAAAGGAACTTATAATAAGAGTATGGTTGGGGGCAGGAGGGGTGGTTTCCCTTGTTGGCTAAATGACTGAAACGTTGGGTACTGCATCTTCTGATATCAGACGTTTTTACTAAGCCATAAATATAAGTAGGAAATGAATCGatgattatttttctaaaaatgtaATCAGGCATACCTTTGCATGTAATGATTTGTAAGTCCCTCTTTGACATTGCCCAAGCAATCCAAAGTAACCAATACGATTCTGAGTTCAGAgctctttgtgtgtgtgtgtgtgtgtgtgtgtgtgagagagagagagagagagtaggtGGGTGTTGAGGAGCTGAGTCTTCTTTGTGATTCTTTCTCCTCTTAAGCAATATAATATATACAAACATTTGGGGGAAAACGTGGTTTTGtccttatttttaaaatgatttttaaaaagatttcGACAATGttcttgttttgaaactattaagcATTGTATTCctgtttttgaaacttgattttaacaaaattgagttatatgaaaatttttaagtaaaactcAACTTTACCAAATGTTGAATGCTAAAGTCgagtttcatttaaattttttaaaaaaaatttaagttgcaaAATATGTATAGATTTCGACATTACTAATATCGAGTTTCAcctgtaatttaatttttttttttaaaagtgtttcaatttatttatttatttttgttacacAGATATCTAAATCATATAATATTATTCGGTACATACAGTGTGCAATGagtaataattatatttttttgggctaaaaCAATGAGTAATAATGTGATTGCGTACAATAGATAAGCAAAAGTCATTATTGAATGTCCCACATATTCAATTATTTCTattatctatataaaaaaagacaGTTGACGTTCTTTTCTTTGACAAATCGATACAAGCATGGCTTAAACGGCGGCTATTTTATAGGGCTGAAATTATTGtgagctaaaaaaaaagttggagtCCTTTTCGGTCTTTTCCTCTTCAATTCTAGAGgttcttacctttttttttttttgaatagctAGAGGTTCTTACTTTAATATTCTGCTACCCACATGTTTGACTGAATTTACTGTATTATTCCTGATTTCACGTGTGAGCTAAAAAAAGGGGGCCCCTTTTAGTCTTTTTGTTGTCAATTGGagaggtttcttttttttttttttttttttttgagaaaccacccCAAGAATAAGGAGGAGAAATTCATTCAAGGAAAATCATAACAATATACAGCAAATAAGTCcggaggaacatcctccatccaaacttgATAATCAAAACAATTACAAGCCATATGAGCCAAACCATGCACAACTCTATTCCCCTGTCTGCGAGTGTGGCAGAAAGACACCTGTTGAAAGGATTTGGATAGAAGATTAATGTCATTCAGAATGTGACCAAAGCTTGAGGACATAAGTTCTCCCTTATTAATGGCTTTGATGATGATCTCCGAGTCACCTTCAAAGATTACCTTGGAAAAGTTCAGATCCTTTGCCAGGCAGATTGCACTGCGCGCTGCCAACACTTCCACTGTCTCTACAGAAGTAGGCAGGAGAATAGGGTGTGTATAGGCAGCCATAACTAGACCTTGGTCGTTCCGGATAATGGCTCCCAAACCAACAAGTCCATTGGATGAGAAAGTGGCACCGTCAAAGTTAACCTTCATCCAACCCAGAGGAGGAGGAGACCATTTAGCTGGTTTGAATGTGGGAGGAGCACGGTGGGGAGTGGAGGAAGCAAGCTGGAATTCCTGAAGGTTTTCAAGGGTCGTTGAGTTGATTTTCTCAATTGGAAGAACCTTATCACCCACACGGATCTGATTCCTTCGCGTCCAAATTAGCGCTACTGTCATGGCAAATAAATTCGATAGGTTATTATGATCCTGGCTTAGCTGAATGACATCCAGCAGAGAAGAGCAATTCACGGCAAGCTTTGTTAACCATCTAAAATGGACCTGCCACACCGGATACAGATAGGAGCAGGACCAAAGAGCATGGAAAGATGTTTCTTTTTCGTGAAAGCAGTGTGGGCAGGAGTCATCAGTCagaattttccttttcctgAGGTTCACTCTGGTGGGTAGGGCCTCCGTACCAGCTCTCCATAGGAGAGATTTAACTCTATTTGGAATTTTAAggttccaaatacctttccaaacTTTTTTAGACAGTGACAAGTCAGAGGAAGACGGCTCGTCATTCATTTCACACTCCAGTAGCAATTTATACCCGGATTTGACGGAGTAAAGCCCATTAGAGTTCCTAGGCCAAAATAGCACATCCTCACAGCTATCTAGGCTTAGAGGGATGGCTTTGATCAGAAAGGCTTCATGAGGCAAGAAGGAGGAGTCAATCACATATTCACGCCAGCAGCATTTATCATGGTCAATCAAAACAGAAACTTTAGCATCATAACCAAGAGGGCTATAGGAGGAGATTACCTTTTGAGGCCGAGGGGTTGGAAGCCAAACATCATGGAAAATGTGAATAGAGTCACCATTGCCCACTCTCCATTGTAGGCCTTTTTTAATCACATCCTTGCCCTTCAAGATACTTTTCCAGGCAAAGGAACCGTTACCTTCTTTGGCCTCAAGAATTGGAGAGGTTTCTTGCTCTATATTCTGCTGCccacatggttttttttttttttttttttcctgaaattaCTAAGATACTCCTAAGTGCATGGGTGCTCTACAAGTCTGTGAGGgtcttttttggtatttttgtctATCACATCTGTCATGTAATATAAGATTTTACATTGAATCATAGaatttattgtgtttttaaattttggaaattttttggattatttttaCTAGAGTAGTTTGTATTGTTACTTCATCTTAAATTTTAACTTGCTTAGGTAATCCTCATCTACTTTCCAGACCATCATTCTGTTTAATTTTCCATTTACAACAAGTGAAGggggtttgaactttgaatacaagttttgaacgtaattaaaacaattttactgtgttataatgttttctctctcttttttttcttttggataggAAAGTTACATTgctcttaatatttttttttattattatcaatagtAGTGTATAAAAAGAGGACACCAAATGGCAATGTGGACATGTTTCTTGTTTGagcaaaaagataaacaaaaaatacCTTGTACATGATTCTCAAAGAAAATAGAAGTAAAAGACAATAACTTGGACTTTTGTTGATATTGTTAAGGGCAACCATGTCGTATATAAAGTTCATTAAGAGTATCAGCATTGGTGgtgtaaaaaatttagcaatttgacATCATAattcaatataataaaataatatatctattacaataaacaacaaccaccaccaccaacacaataaaataatataatttttaataagaattttttttttttttttttttaccatcttaaCTATAGTGCAGAGCCATCTTTGACTGTGCACTATAGCTCAACTGCCAAATTTTTTGGCTTTCTTTCCATATGGGTGGTAGGTAAGCCCATGGACCATTTCTTATTCCCATAGCATTCACATTGGTTTACTGGTGTTTGGAAAGGTGGAATAGATTTCAATTTATAGTGTTCGACCCGTGATGATTACTCTTTATCAAAATAAGATACCAATTAATTTTCGGTGTAAATGGCAAGGTCGATTCTTGCCTTAGACGAGTTATGCGACCTCCTGAGGCCCCAAATTAAGGAAGGcctccaaattttaattaattaggttagtttttctattttttaaattaattatgtaaaataaataaataatataaaggCTCAaacctctttttattttttattttttggcacaCAACTACACATtgctataaaaaattatttttttttcttaaatctttctttgtatttgttgttGCTGCTCCCGCGTTGGACTCTCTCCACGGCCATTCAGATTCTCTTTTGGTATATTTGAATtgagggggagggagggggagtagagtagagtagagttggcccaaaattagcctattttcaaCCAACTCTACTCTACCCCCCTCCACTCCCTCCTCcactccccctccctcccctctcaatccaaatggacccttcaGGTTTGAGGTTTTTCGGATCTGTTTGCTTGCTACTTGTTTCGGTGTTTGTTTcttcactttcttctttttgtttctataaTGATAAGTGATGTAGTACCAATGCAGTTTCAGCCTTTACTTTATCTGTGGAAGATGGGTAGTGCACCACTTTTATTCATTCCATACGTTCAtatcctaacttttttttaaatactagtaTTATGCTTGTGCGATATATGCacggcttaattaaaatttatatatgttgaaactatattaataatttgtgagtcacacaataaaaacaaattaattaattttgcaaCATGTATACGTATATATATTGAGTCACTTTGTGCATACATTGTGTGTGGTATATAAATTTtgcatattaaaacataaaattatgatatataatcaaaataaatatttaatttattttaaattacttgAAACATTTGGCAATAGAATTTGAGgtgaaatattaaaatttgagattaaaTCACATCATTATGATTAcatttgtgtgtatatatatatattaacataaaaattatttattcaaaaCAATAGAGttaatttaataaaacaaataacATATTCTATCATTTTTTCCACTTCTTCCATATAGGAGAGTTGTGTAGCAaccaccttttttttctctctcactctctatcTCCCTCTATTTTTATGCCTTGCATTTGATTCTGTGACATATTTGTATGCTTATTTAGACTTGCATATTTGCAAGTTCTGTTGTGTCTCCAACTTGCATGTCCAGCATGTgtctaaaatattatttttccatttataccaattagtatttatatatattcaaatttaaccaatagtaaatatatatagaattattGGCCTAATTTTTGGAAATTCACATGCTTTTTTACATGTCACACCATAGTTTTGGttcatattttttcaattttttaggagACTCATATCCATTCTCAGCATTGATCTTATTAATATAGGTCGTTCAATAAAATGTTATGTCCTACAAAAAACATGTGGTAAATGTTATCATTCTAACACAAATCtcaatattaacaaaaaaaaaaaaaaaaattcctaacctaTTCTTTTTCAATCTTTATAAAGGTCCCAATTAACAAAATGCAAtgactcaatttttttttctttctcataaaGGCTGAATTCGGATTCTTCAAGATTGTATTGAaatacaacatattaaaatagtCTATTGGTGAACTATTTTAGTTCACAAAAtactaatttaaatatatatatatatatatatatattggacatataaaaattgagaaatattaGAATTGACATATTTTATAATTGACGCCCATTAAGTAaagtctcaaaaataaaaattacaaatattaatTGTAGGGGCACAATTTAGTAACCAAATTCTTACTGTTACAAGTTTTGGTCGAAAAAGCCCAACACAACGAATTCTTGTAGAGTATGTTCTAAAGAACTCGGTTTAAGTAAGTTTAAACGGATTATTGCATGGGTTAAGGGAACACACGAACAAGAACAAATGCTATTGTGTTGAAAGGTCACCCGGAATGATAGAGCTAAAAACTTGATTAATAGATACAGATCAATGCAGTAAGATTCCTCTACAGTATTCTCTCCTTCTTTCTCGTCCTCCCCTCTTGggggacttttacatattatatagacCCTTTCCAATCATCtaggctttacacttgttgatcatccaaacccccacttgagcTCCTGTTCCATCAGACACCTCtctcagttctttgtgagttgcggtagccaaggtagcactgttcaggggtcttctccatattaatgcggctaggagagtagttgtaatgcatttaatgtggtggtggcagtctttgctgagatatttcaggcttccttcctttttacgtATTTAGAAGATGGACTGTAGTGGCTTGGATGTACCTTTGCTCCGGATTTTGCAGTATTCGATGagaaattactcctcggacatgtttTCTTTGCCTCAGTAGGCCTGAATAAGGATTGCTTAGGTCACGCTGGCTCCTCGGATGGGCtgcgtcctcggacgggcctaggGCCTAGCCTGTTATTTTGGGCcagtccccacaatagcccctcaaaactccggtttttgaTCTCCTTCCGatgagaaaagcggggttttgacatTACAAAGGATGAAATTAATTAGCTCCTGATTCACACGTGTGGGGACAGTTAATTTTGAcacgctacaatttacgaggcgcggctaTTTACTCCAGGTGGCTTCATGTCTCCCTTATCTAACGGCAAGGCGCAGATCTAACGGCTGACATTTTTCCCAGAGTTCTTGAGCGGGAGCGATTCCCTTTTTCCCCCTTGCTATATAAAGCCTTAAGGagacttgtttttcttttcgtTCACCAGAATATAAGAAGTTTAAAGaactccagagaactccagTGCCCAGACATCCACGAACACTCCCGACCTTCGGATTTCTGTAACTATTTCTGTGAGCCATCCTTCCCTgaagaaatttctaagtgtttcaGAGATTGTCGCAGGGACACCCGTAAGTTCCACTCACTTCGTTGCTTCAAATTTCTCCTCGGCTTTCAATTTTCACCTCAGTTTTCTCTCCCATTCCTCCGGTTTaacttagatgggtagattcaaggaTCTAGTAGATACTCCGGCTGCCATGGAGATTTTTAGGGCAAAATATCATATCCCATCGGGGGTGGTTCTGCAGTACTGTCCCCCAGAAGGAGTATTAACAGATAGAGACATAGGTCAAgtcgtcattcccatgattgcttttATAGAAGAATGAATGACACTTCCTATGCGTAGGATTACCCAGGActacttgttcaaccataggttgacaccgCATCAGTGCGCTCCAAATATGTTCAGGATCTTAGGCTGCATAGATGTCCTGAACGAGCGGATGGGTCTAGGTCTTACCTGGCACAATGTAGTTCATCTGTACGAGTGCCACTATCTCGAGAAGggggggtattatcttaaatctcGGTCCGAGGTCGTTAGGCTAATCTCCTGCCTCCCCCTATCCAATAAGACTATGAAGGATGATTTCCTCATTGCCTTAGGAGAGTGGAGTGATGGTTTTCATTGTCTAACTCGGGTAGGAATTCCAGGTGCGGCGCCTCTAGGGCCAATCCTTTAGGGAGGGGGCTTAGCTCTTTAGattcattcctttttttttttttttttaagaatcaaaaaattttataacttaacCACAATCTCCTCCTCGGCCATTTTGTAGATAAAGCTCACGTTACTCCTCGGCTAAGCCACATAAACGTTCCGGCCTTGAACTATCTTTTGAGGTCAGAAATCTACGTTAAGGAGGACGGGCAACTACTCGCGGCTCATCTGGTTTTGGGCTACCAACCCCTATCCCGCGCCTTCCAAGACATCGGCCATGCCATAAGAGCTGGTAATTTGAGGTTAGCTAGGATCGATGTGTCCAAGCCCAAGTTTTTAGCTCGAAACGATCTCAGGCCAGTCATTTGCATTCAAAATCCTCCACCAGTTGCGCAATTGCCTCCACCAGATAATCTCGAAGTTGTCACACAAGCTGAAGAagaagctgaatcatctcgtctttctctagaggaggagatagacgagttctaCTTCGAAGAAGATATCCCCAAAGCTCCTCTGATTGAGCTTTCAGATCCCGAGGGAGAGCAGGATCGAAATTCAGTGGTCGGCGTGCCAATTGTTATAGCCTGCTCGGACGACTCCTCAGACGAGGAGGTAGATAATATGGCTTCCAGCAAAGGAAAAAGCCTACGAGAGTTGATGGCCTCTCGAGGCAAAGGTCAATCATTGAAGGCGCCCTCCAAGTCCCAGACCCCTATTCTTCCCCCCGTTGCCCCTCAACCCCCTTCCGATCCTGGCCTAAAAGTtaatccggacctgaagaagaagaggccggTTGAAACCCTTAAAGAAGACGAGGTGGGCCCCCGCCCGAGTAAACAACCAAAAACGACCCGGGAGCAGAAGAATAAAAGGGCTCCCTCTGTAGAAAGTCGAGAGGAAGGGGACCGAGCCGAAGTGCATGTTAATCCACATACTTGGAGCTCGAAGCTCGAGGTAGACAGGGTTGCCATTCCTTGCACCGCTTCGGTACGAGAATACAATAGGGGCCGAGCGGGATATATAGCTGAGGCCCTAGAGCAACCGTGCTCCTTCCCcgggacatggaggcttacAGGCGATTCTCACAGCCTGAGCTCTTCCTATCCTTGAAGAGGGACCTTGCAATGGTAAAGCAATTCGTCCTACCTTTGATAACATCATTAGATCCTATCACATTTTAACATATcgttttgttgttttgtgggCAGATTACTCAGCAAGTATTCGTGGCCGAGGAATATTGCTGTAACAACCGCAAGTTAGCTGAAACTGAGGCTCTGTCTCGTGCCGAGGTGGAGAAGTTTGTAGGGTCCCTTAAGCAAGA contains the following coding sequences:
- the LOC115960599 gene encoding 8-hydroxygeraniol oxidoreductase-like isoform X1, with the protein product MSKRDLQIITCKAAVCWGNGEPLKVEEIQVEPPKSSEVRVKILYASVCHTDLLYTKGFPIPLFPRVLGHEGVGVLESVGEEVTDLKEGDLVIPTYIGECYECENCMSEKTNLCLKYPVPLSGLMPDETSRMSVRGQKLYHAFTCSTWSEYMVVDANYVVKLDPTISLPHASFLSCGFSTGFGAAWKDAKVESGSTVAVLGLGAVGLGAIQGARVQGAAKIIGIDINEKKKTKGTVFGMTDFINPNDYDKSIFELIKELTGGLGVDYCFECTGVPPLINEALQATKMGKGQTIVIGAGIDRTVQVNFLSLLFGGTLKGCVFGGLKSRTDLPIIIDKCKNKEIQLDELLTHEVSVKDIDKAFEKLKQPDCVKVLIKF